A section of the Chiloscyllium plagiosum isolate BGI_BamShark_2017 chromosome 4, ASM401019v2, whole genome shotgun sequence genome encodes:
- the LOC122549179 gene encoding tribbles homolog 2-like encodes MSLNVQRASPIPILRSGRWRQKRLEADEPAAKCPRLSDSPPDSGYLPSPCSPSPTESCPCLSPASARIGNYILLQNLQDKDNVFRAIESHTGEEFVCKVFDIRRYRDEIGPYLQIPAHENITAIEEILLGERSCYVFLQKGYGDMHLYMRSCKRLGEEEAARLFQQIVSSVAHCHDSGIVLRDLKLRKFVFADEQRTRLRLESLEDAHILRGMDDSLSDKHGCPAYVSPEILNTSGCYSGKAADVWSLGVMLYTLLVGRYPFHDSDPGALFSKIRRGHFCIPDSVSPKAKCLIRSLLRREPPERLAAADILLHPWFRAAASSSSCSSSQQLQTEQEGQNSDQTVPQLESDPQQGSPFLC; translated from the exons atgagTTTAAACGTGCAGAGGGCGAGCCCCATCCCGATCCTCCGCAGCGGCCGATGGAGGCAGAAGCGGCTGGAAGCCGACGAGCCGGCCGCCAAGTGCCCGCGGCTCAGTGACTCTCCCCCGGACAGCGGATACCTCCCATCCCCGTGCTCCCCGAGCCCCACCGAGAGCTGCCCGTGCCTCTCTCCGGCCTCGGCTCGGATCGGTAACTACATCCTGCTGCAAAACCTGCAAGACAAAGACAATGTGTTCAGGGCCATCGAGAGCCACACCGGAGAGGAATTCGTGTGCAAG GTTTTTGACATTCGGCGCTACAGGGATGAAATCGGACCATATCTGCAAATCCCAGCCCACGAGAACATCACGGCAATCGAGGAGATTCTCTTGGGGGAGCGGAGCTGCTATGTGTTTCTGCAAAAGGGCTATGGGGACATGCACCTGTACATGAGGAGCTGCAAACGGCTGGGCGAGGAGGAGGCAGCTCGGCTCTTCCAGCAGATTGTCTCCTCAGTCGCTCATTGCCATGATTCGGGCATAGTCCTTCGAGACCTCAAGCTCAGGAAATTCGTCTTCGCTGATGAACAGAG GACCAGGCTGAGGCTGGAGAGCCTGGAGGATGCTCACATCCTGAGAGGAATGGACGATTCCCTGTCCGATAAGCACGGATGTCCGGCCTACGTGAGCCCGGAGATCCTGAACACCAGCGGCTGTTACTCGGGCAAGGCGGCAGATGTCTGGAGCCTGGGTGTCATGCTGTACACGCTGCTGGTGGGACGCTACCCTTTCCATGACTCGGACCCTGGCGCCTTGTTCAGTAAAATCCGGCGCGGTCACTTCTGCATCCCGGACAGTGTGTCGCCCAAAGCCAAGTGCCTGATCCGCAGTTTGCTGAGACGGGAGCCCCCGGAGAGACTGGCCGCCGCTGATATCTTGCTGCACCCCTGGTTCCGAGCcgccgcctcctcctcctcctgctcctcctccCAGCAGCTGCAGACCGAGCAGGAAGGTCAGAACTCCGACCAGACCGTCCCCCAGCTGGAGAGCGACCCACAGCAAGGCAGCCCCTTCCTCTGCTGA